TGTTTGAGGAAGCTGCCCTTGTGAAAGAAGCCGTGGATTACGCCCTGGAGAAAAACGTGCTCACCCCCGAACTCAACAGCGAGCGCCCTTTCACCACCGAGCAAGTCGGCACCTTCATTGCCGATTACGTGCAGGAAGGCGGCGAATGTTTCCGGCATCTGAAAGAGGTACAGTTTGGCTTGACCACTATTATTTAGCCCCACCCCAACCCCTCCCCAGCGGAGAGGGGCTTTCCGCCGAAGCGTTTTCGGCCTTATTTTCAGAAATGAGGCCGAAAACAGAAGCATCAATAATCTAAAACTGACTCCTCGGTCTGTCAGGGGACAGACTAAGGAGAAGAAGAAAACCTGTTTTGGCTCTTATTTTCAAAAACAAGGCCAAAAACGCAATACAATTAATACAACGCTTTATCTCAAAGCCCCTCTCCGTTGGGGAGGGGTTGGGGTGGGGCCAATTTTAACACCATGTGTTTAAACAAATACAGCAGCATTTACACCAAAGACGACAGCTTGCCCGCCTCGCAGGCCATGCTCATAGGCTCCGGCTTGTCCGAAGCCGATTTGCGCAAGCCGTTCGTGGGCATCGCCTCTACAGGTTTTGACGGTAACACCTGCAACATGCACTTGAATGACCTCGCTGATGTGGTGAAGCAAGGTGTGCAGGAGCAAGGGTTGGTAGGCCTTCGGTTTAACACCATTGGCGTGAGCGACGGCATCACCAACGGCAACGCGGGCATGCGCTATTCGTTGGTGAGCCGCGAGATTATTGCTGATTCCATTGAAGCCATGGTCGGCGCGCACTACTATGATGCCCTGGCCTGCGTGGTAGGCTGCGACAAGAACATGCCGGGTGCTTTGATGGCGATGGCAAGATTAAACCGCCCCAGCTTAATGGTGTACGGCGGCACCATCAAAGGCGGAAACTTCAAGGGCCAGAAACTGAACATTGTGTCTTGCTTTGAGGCGTACGGCCAGAAACTGAACGGCAATATCTCAGAAGAAGATTACCGCGGTATCATCAACAACGCGTGTCCGGGCCCGGGCGCGTGCGGCGGCATGTACACGGCCAACACCATGGCCTCGGCGGCCGAGGCGCTGGGCATGTCAGTGCCGTATTCGTCTTCCTCGGTGGCAGTAAGCCAAGAAAAGCAGGATGAATGCCTGAGCACCGGTGAGTACCTGCGCAACCTGCTGGAGAAAGACATCAAACCCAAAGACATCCTGACCCGCGCAGCTTTTGAGAACGCCATGGTACTGATTACCGTGCTGGGCGGCTCTACCAACGCGGTCATCCACTTAATCGCCATCGCGCATGCGGCAGGTGTGAAACTGACCATCGAAGATTTCCAGGCGGTGAGCAACCG
This region of Rufibacter sp. LB8 genomic DNA includes:
- the ilvD gene encoding dihydroxy-acid dehydratase, whose product is MCLNKYSSIYTKDDSLPASQAMLIGSGLSEADLRKPFVGIASTGFDGNTCNMHLNDLADVVKQGVQEQGLVGLRFNTIGVSDGITNGNAGMRYSLVSREIIADSIEAMVGAHYYDALACVVGCDKNMPGALMAMARLNRPSLMVYGGTIKGGNFKGQKLNIVSCFEAYGQKLNGNISEEDYRGIINNACPGPGACGGMYTANTMASAAEALGMSVPYSSSSVAVSQEKQDECLSTGEYLRNLLEKDIKPKDILTRAAFENAMVLITVLGGSTNAVIHLIAIAHAAGVKLTIEDFQAVSNRVPFLADLKPSGKYLMEDLAAIGGVPAVMKTLLNAGYLNGDLLTVTGKTIAENLENVQPLGPEQDLLRPFDNPMKGDGHIQVLYGNLASKGAVAKITGKEGLRFEGPAVVFDSEDELNEGISLGKVKPGHVVVIRYVGPKGGPGMPEMLKPTSAIIGAGLGSSVALITDGRFSGGTHGFVIGHVTPEAYDGGTIALVEDGDWIVLDAAKNVIQVNVEEGELALRRLQWQRPKPNASQGVLLKYLRTVSDASHGCVTDLAEEAYVNARETSPSLA